Proteins found in one Salinimonas lutimaris genomic segment:
- a CDS encoding copper resistance system multicopper oxidase, giving the protein MQHKQPLSRRGFLRSALGSASALALSSMAPVWATPAGRHFKDAVVSGNAIDLVVAATRMQVGRQSGPAFTINGQMPGPLVRLKEGQVARLNVTNHLDVDTSVHWHGMILPYKMDGVPGLSFAGIKPGQTFNYEFDVQQSGSYWYHSHSGMQEQRGHLGPLVIDPADGDLGADRDHVILLTDWTFEDPHTIFRHLKVAEGYYNYQQRTLFDTLTDVQEKGLASTWQERSMWGQMRMSPRDLADVTGSSYTYLMNGRTPDDNWTGLFKPGEKVRLRIINGSAMSYFDFRIPGLEMTVVAADGQPVKPVTVDEFRIATAESFDVIVQPKATTAYTLFAESFDRSGFARGTLSPRPGLNAPIPPQRNIAERGMTSMGMDHSISNGMHNHGMKSQTMNHSPAMPAGKMDHGKMDHSAMKHSGKKQSDMKGSGMDHSKMEHSGHGVHESQAATSSLPVDNIEIQHTEEGHGPGAGMIAHNPVSRLDEPGIGLEDAPHRVLVYSDLQGAHAWPDDREPGRQIELHLTGNMERYMWSFDGVKFSEVTGPVHFEYGERLRLVLVNDSMMDHPIHLHGMWMELENGQSPRPRKHTISVKPSEKLSLLISADAPGRWAFHCHLLYHMEAGMFRVVEVSESGAQP; this is encoded by the coding sequence ATGCAACACAAACAGCCATTATCCCGCCGTGGTTTTTTACGCAGCGCGCTAGGTAGCGCGTCGGCCCTGGCGCTCAGCAGTATGGCGCCAGTCTGGGCGACGCCGGCCGGCCGGCATTTTAAAGATGCGGTGGTTTCTGGCAATGCGATTGATTTAGTCGTCGCGGCCACCCGGATGCAGGTAGGCAGGCAGTCGGGCCCGGCGTTTACCATCAACGGTCAGATGCCCGGCCCGTTAGTGCGACTTAAAGAAGGGCAGGTGGCTCGTCTGAATGTGACCAATCACCTTGATGTGGATACGTCTGTTCACTGGCATGGCATGATTCTGCCGTATAAGATGGATGGCGTGCCCGGTTTATCGTTTGCCGGTATTAAGCCGGGACAGACATTTAACTATGAATTTGATGTGCAGCAGTCAGGCAGTTACTGGTATCACAGCCATTCGGGTATGCAGGAGCAGCGCGGTCACCTTGGCCCGCTGGTGATTGACCCGGCAGACGGCGATCTGGGTGCAGACCGGGACCATGTGATTCTGCTGACAGACTGGACCTTTGAAGATCCCCACACCATTTTCCGCCATTTAAAAGTCGCTGAAGGCTACTACAACTATCAGCAGCGAACCCTGTTCGATACGCTTACGGATGTGCAGGAAAAAGGCCTGGCCAGCACCTGGCAGGAACGGTCTATGTGGGGGCAGATGCGTATGAGCCCGCGGGATTTGGCGGATGTGACTGGCAGTTCGTATACCTACCTGATGAATGGCAGAACCCCGGATGATAACTGGACTGGTTTATTTAAACCGGGCGAGAAAGTGCGGTTGCGGATTATCAATGGCTCGGCCATGAGCTATTTTGATTTTCGGATCCCGGGACTGGAGATGACCGTGGTGGCCGCCGATGGTCAGCCAGTTAAGCCTGTAACTGTCGATGAATTCAGGATCGCCACCGCAGAAAGCTTTGATGTGATAGTGCAGCCTAAAGCCACCACGGCGTATACCTTGTTTGCTGAAAGCTTTGATCGCAGCGGCTTTGCCCGGGGCACGCTGAGCCCGCGGCCGGGTCTAAACGCACCGATTCCCCCACAGCGAAACATTGCTGAGCGGGGTATGACCAGCATGGGAATGGATCATTCCATATCTAACGGCATGCATAACCATGGCATGAAAAGCCAGACTATGAACCATTCGCCAGCCATGCCAGCGGGCAAGATGGATCACGGTAAAATGGACCATTCGGCCATGAAGCACAGTGGTAAGAAACAGAGTGATATGAAAGGTAGCGGCATGGACCACAGTAAAATGGAACACAGCGGTCATGGAGTGCACGAAAGTCAGGCCGCTACCTCTTCACTGCCAGTCGACAATATCGAGATTCAGCATACAGAAGAAGGTCACGGCCCCGGTGCCGGCATGATTGCGCATAACCCTGTCTCCCGGCTGGATGAACCGGGTATCGGGCTGGAAGATGCGCCACACCGGGTACTGGTTTACAGTGACTTGCAGGGCGCTCACGCCTGGCCGGATGACCGGGAGCCTGGCCGTCAGATTGAACTGCATCTGACCGGTAATATGGAACGTTATATGTGGTCATTCGATGGCGTAAAGTTTTCCGAAGTGACCGGCCCGGTGCATTTTGAGTATGGCGAGCGCCTGCGCCTGGTGCTGGTGAATGACAGCATGATGGACCATCCTATTCATCTGCATGGTATGTGGATGGAGCTGGAGAACGGACAGTCACCACGTCCGCGCAAACACACCATCAGTGTTAAACCCAGCGAAAAACTGTCGCTTTTGATCAGTGCCGATGCCCCGGGACGCTGGGCATTTCATTGTCATCTTTTGTATCACATGGAGGCCGGCATGTTCCGGGTTGTTGAGGTCAGTGAGTCAGGAGCGCAGCCATGA
- a CDS encoding GDSL-type esterase/lipase family protein yields the protein MKRYLWLACLLWVGKSLAALPDIEVSGLHSRSTVFIHDRQQVLKVPGDTQVLPGNNVALTRHQYDGIGQVFDLQFSGGSGSGLFINGPARDLRGYVNQGVLSFDLQVADARQAAISISMACVSHCYPKMHLRELAVHSSPATWQHIAIPLHCLTSKDTDLTRVHRWFNLETGGQGSVRIANIQISGQEGPTMKCKTDDSLATTPRMLNEYWSQSWWLPRHKQRVAQAKDNRFDVVMLGDSITEGWSRAGKPVWDNAFPDIRMFNLGFAGDRTENLLWRLTHKEMPRSAPKLAIVMIGTNNTGHRMDSPQAIAAGVSENLKQIRQAAPDTPMVLFAIFPRGATPNDPMRINNEQANQLLANVAARHHAEFININEAFLTDTGMLPREYMPDLLHPKEQGYAIWARHLTPLIDRYVRNNETTKEQAE from the coding sequence TTGAAACGGTATTTATGGCTGGCCTGCCTCCTCTGGGTCGGTAAGAGTCTGGCTGCCTTGCCGGATATTGAGGTTAGTGGGTTACACAGCCGCTCCACGGTGTTTATTCATGACCGCCAGCAGGTGCTCAAAGTACCGGGTGACACACAGGTATTACCGGGTAATAACGTAGCGCTTACTCGTCATCAGTATGACGGTATCGGCCAGGTATTCGACCTGCAGTTTAGCGGCGGCAGTGGCTCGGGGCTATTTATTAACGGGCCGGCCAGAGACTTACGCGGCTATGTTAATCAGGGCGTGCTGAGCTTTGATTTGCAGGTGGCGGATGCCCGCCAGGCTGCCATCAGTATCTCTATGGCCTGTGTATCGCATTGCTATCCTAAAATGCATTTACGGGAGCTGGCTGTTCACAGTTCACCGGCAACCTGGCAACATATTGCGATTCCGCTTCACTGCCTGACCAGTAAAGACACAGACCTGACCCGGGTGCACCGGTGGTTTAATCTGGAAACCGGCGGTCAGGGCAGCGTGCGTATTGCCAATATTCAAATCAGCGGGCAAGAGGGGCCCACTATGAAGTGCAAAACAGATGATAGCCTGGCTACCACACCCCGGATGCTCAATGAATACTGGTCGCAGAGCTGGTGGCTTCCCCGGCATAAACAGCGGGTTGCTCAGGCGAAGGATAACCGGTTTGATGTGGTGATGCTGGGCGACTCAATTACCGAAGGCTGGTCCCGGGCGGGGAAACCGGTGTGGGATAACGCATTTCCCGATATTCGCATGTTTAATCTGGGCTTTGCCGGCGATCGCACCGAAAACCTGCTTTGGCGACTGACTCATAAAGAGATGCCCCGGAGCGCCCCCAAACTGGCAATTGTAATGATTGGCACCAATAACACAGGGCACAGGATGGACAGCCCCCAGGCTATTGCTGCCGGGGTGAGTGAAAATCTTAAACAGATCAGGCAGGCCGCCCCGGATACACCGATGGTGCTGTTTGCTATTTTCCCCCGTGGCGCGACGCCGAACGACCCCATGCGCATCAACAACGAGCAGGCCAATCAACTCCTGGCAAATGTAGCGGCCCGTCATCACGCAGAGTTTATTAATATTAATGAGGCGTTTCTTACTGATACCGGCATGTTACCTCGTGAATACATGCCTGATTTGCTGCATCCCAAAGAACAGGGATACGCTATCTGGGCCAGGCACCTCACACCATTAATAGACCGGTATGTACGCAACAATGAAACCACCAAAGAGCAGGCTGAATAA
- a CDS encoding tryptophan halogenase family protein, whose protein sequence is MQPFHVVIVGGGTAGWLSAGMIASKNPDVQVTLIESPQVKNLGVGEGTWPTMRETLRQIGIDELAFLKHCQASFKQASKFVGWQHGGKEAYYHPFTAPAGYGQTNLAAIWQPDAADDFARQSCAQVSICEAQKAPKTMQMAPYAFALNYGYHLDAGGFVELLHSHCTTQLGVSYLTGHVEQVNNHPSGAISHLILTDGRQISGDLFIDCSGFTARLIGQHYGIKTVSCKDVLFNDAALAVQVEHADSQTPIASATIATARDNGWIWDIALAGRRGIGHVFSRSHTDADAVEASLRQYIASDSNLKQTAFSPRLITFEPGYRHTFWQHNCVAIGVSAGFVEPLEATALVLIEKSAEWIASQLPRSAPAMQILASRFNAMTTQRWCDIVDFLKLHYALSQRQDTAYWREHQDPRSWPESLAQSLALWESQPPWLYESREKYELFSSASKQYVLYGMGFSTTLAQPDPQQAARLINETRRQTEKLLAGLPENRDFTDAVARTGQ, encoded by the coding sequence ATGCAACCTTTTCATGTAGTCATTGTAGGTGGCGGCACAGCCGGCTGGCTGAGTGCCGGAATGATTGCCAGTAAAAATCCGGACGTGCAGGTAACCCTGATTGAATCGCCTCAGGTGAAAAATCTGGGCGTGGGCGAGGGTACCTGGCCGACGATGCGCGAAACACTGCGCCAGATAGGCATTGATGAGCTGGCATTTTTAAAGCATTGTCAGGCCAGTTTTAAACAGGCCTCAAAGTTTGTTGGCTGGCAGCATGGCGGCAAGGAGGCTTATTACCATCCGTTTACCGCACCGGCCGGTTATGGCCAGACGAACCTGGCGGCTATCTGGCAGCCAGACGCTGCTGATGATTTTGCCCGTCAAAGCTGTGCGCAGGTCTCAATCTGTGAAGCGCAAAAAGCGCCTAAAACCATGCAGATGGCGCCCTATGCCTTCGCTTTGAATTATGGTTATCACCTGGATGCCGGCGGCTTTGTGGAGTTACTGCATTCCCACTGTACCACGCAGCTTGGGGTCAGTTATCTGACCGGACATGTTGAACAGGTGAATAATCACCCCAGCGGCGCCATCAGTCATCTGATACTGACCGATGGTCGGCAGATCAGCGGCGATTTGTTTATTGACTGCTCCGGATTCACTGCCCGGCTGATTGGCCAGCATTACGGTATTAAAACCGTCAGCTGTAAAGATGTGTTGTTTAACGATGCGGCGCTGGCAGTGCAGGTGGAGCATGCTGACAGCCAAACGCCCATTGCCTCAGCCACCATTGCCACCGCCCGGGATAATGGCTGGATCTGGGATATTGCGCTGGCTGGCCGGCGCGGTATTGGCCATGTGTTTTCCCGCAGTCATACCGATGCGGACGCCGTGGAGGCCAGTCTGCGCCAGTATATCGCCAGCGATAGCAATCTGAAACAAACCGCCTTCAGTCCCAGGCTTATTACTTTTGAGCCGGGTTACCGGCATACCTTCTGGCAGCATAACTGTGTGGCCATCGGCGTCAGTGCCGGGTTTGTTGAGCCTCTGGAAGCCACCGCGCTGGTGCTGATTGAAAAATCAGCCGAATGGATTGCCAGCCAACTGCCCCGTAGTGCACCTGCCATGCAGATTCTGGCCAGCCGGTTTAATGCCATGACCACCCAGCGCTGGTGCGATATTGTGGATTTTCTGAAACTGCATTATGCGCTTAGCCAGCGTCAGGATACGGCCTACTGGCGGGAACATCAGGATCCCCGAAGCTGGCCGGAGTCTTTAGCGCAAAGCCTTGCCTTGTGGGAAAGCCAGCCACCCTGGTTATATGAAAGCCGGGAAAAGTATGAGTTATTTTCCTCTGCCAGTAAGCAGTATGTGCTGTATGGCATGGGCTTTTCGACCACTCTGGCACAGCCGGATCCACAGCAGGCTGCCAGACTGATAAACGAAACCCGGCGACAGACTGAAAAGCTGCTGGCCGGGTTACCAGAAAACCGGGACTTTACCGATGCGGTGGCCCGCACCGGTCAGTAA
- a CDS encoding DUF6627 family protein — protein MFMIKKLMISALTASVLIAGHAQAAAVSSDSVMQTQAAQYNKQQLISMVSREDVQHKLTSLGVDSQDAIDRINGMTDAEIVQLNDQIQDSPAGGVVGAVLTVLAIIAILDLVGVTDVYPFIRPVNS, from the coding sequence ATGTTTATGATTAAAAAACTCATGATAAGTGCATTGACTGCCTCGGTGCTGATTGCCGGCCATGCACAGGCCGCTGCCGTCAGCTCCGACAGCGTAATGCAGACACAGGCTGCCCAGTATAATAAACAGCAGTTGATCAGCATGGTGAGCCGGGAGGATGTTCAGCACAAACTCACCAGCCTGGGAGTCGACAGTCAGGATGCAATTGATCGCATCAATGGTATGACAGATGCCGAAATAGTACAGCTGAACGACCAGATTCAGGACTCGCCAGCAGGCGGTGTGGTTGGCGCGGTACTGACGGTACTGGCTATCATTGCCATTCTGGACTTAGTGGGTGTTACCGACGTGTATCCGTTTATTCGTCCAGTTAACAGCTAA
- a CDS encoding MauE/DoxX family redox-associated membrane protein: MSKRAVLYRMVTDEHICPFGLRAKDLLERKGYEVEDHLIKNREQQDAFKAQHDVKTTPQVFIDDERIGGYDELRRYFGLSEAGQSNRYTPVIAIFSVALVLAATVVYPAQIWSAHTLMLFIGFSMVFLAVQKLQDLHSFSTMFITYDLLAMRQLRYAYVYPFVEVWAGIGMIAGVSAWLVAPFSLFIGLIGAASVYKAVYIDKRQLKCACVGGNSDVPLGFVSLTENLFMIIGALMMIFL, translated from the coding sequence ATGAGCAAACGAGCTGTGTTATACAGAATGGTGACCGATGAGCATATCTGCCCGTTCGGGCTTCGAGCCAAAGACCTGCTTGAGCGCAAAGGGTATGAGGTGGAAGACCACCTGATTAAAAACCGGGAACAACAGGATGCATTTAAAGCTCAGCATGATGTGAAAACCACGCCTCAGGTATTTATTGATGATGAGCGAATTGGCGGATATGACGAACTACGCCGTTACTTTGGTCTGAGTGAAGCTGGTCAGTCGAACCGGTATACTCCGGTCATTGCTATTTTCAGTGTTGCACTGGTGCTGGCCGCCACGGTCGTATACCCGGCACAAATCTGGAGTGCTCACACCCTGATGCTGTTTATTGGCTTTTCCATGGTTTTTCTGGCAGTACAAAAGCTGCAGGATTTACACAGTTTCAGCACCATGTTTATTACCTACGATTTACTGGCCATGCGCCAGTTACGCTATGCCTATGTGTACCCGTTTGTGGAAGTCTGGGCTGGTATAGGAATGATTGCCGGGGTGTCAGCCTGGCTGGTGGCACCCTTTTCTCTGTTTATCGGCCTGATTGGCGCCGCATCAGTTTACAAAGCCGTTTATATTGATAAGCGACAACTAAAATGTGCCTGTGTAGGTGGCAACAGCGACGTGCCGCTGGGCTTTGTATCACTCACAGAGAATCTGTTTATGATCATCGGTGCCCTGATGATGATATTTTTGTAA
- a CDS encoding ABC-F family ATPase, with amino-acid sequence MITTANITMQFGSAPLFENISAKFGNGNRYGLIGANGSGKSTFMKILSGKLTPSAGNVSMSPGTKLGILSQDQFAFEEMSVVDAVIVGDRELWEVKQERDAIYSNPEMSEEDGMRVAELETRFAEMDGYTAEARAGDILNAAGIDEDYHFGLMKEVAPGKKVRVLLAQALFADPDILLLDEPTNNLDIYTINWLAEELNKRKSTMLIISHDRHFLNSVCTHMADIDYGELRIYPGNYDAFVEASLLVQEQLHQDNAKKSAEIEELQSFVARFSANASKAKQATSRARRLEKIELAEVKASTRRKPFIQFKQHKKLHRLAITLEDLGHSFPEVPLFDNGNLLLEAGHRLAIIGENGAGKTTFLKCLVDDLTPQSGTIKWAENAAIGYIPQDSTKDFDCDLTLFEWMSQWRQPKHDDLQVKGMLGRLLFGSDDFNKKVKVCSGGEKNRLLFGKLMLQDINVLVMDEPTNHLDMESIEALNNALYKFDGTVIFVSHDREFVSSLATQVIEIKGQQLNHFDGTYEEFLAHSAGQ; translated from the coding sequence TTGATTACTACTGCTAATATCACCATGCAGTTTGGCTCTGCCCCACTGTTTGAAAACATTTCAGCTAAATTTGGTAACGGTAACCGTTACGGCCTGATCGGCGCCAATGGCTCCGGTAAATCCACCTTTATGAAGATTCTGAGCGGTAAACTCACTCCGTCAGCGGGTAACGTGTCAATGTCGCCTGGCACCAAGCTGGGTATTTTGAGCCAGGATCAGTTTGCCTTTGAGGAAATGTCAGTAGTAGACGCGGTAATTGTAGGTGATCGTGAACTGTGGGAAGTGAAGCAGGAACGCGACGCCATTTACAGTAACCCTGAAATGAGCGAAGAAGACGGCATGCGCGTGGCCGAACTGGAAACCCGCTTTGCCGAAATGGACGGCTACACCGCAGAAGCCCGTGCCGGTGATATTCTTAATGCTGCCGGCATTGATGAAGATTATCACTTTGGCCTGATGAAAGAAGTGGCACCGGGTAAAAAGGTGCGGGTATTACTGGCGCAGGCCTTGTTCGCTGACCCGGATATTCTGCTGCTTGATGAGCCAACCAACAACCTGGACATCTATACTATCAACTGGCTGGCCGAAGAGCTGAACAAGCGTAAATCGACCATGCTTATCATCTCTCACGATCGTCACTTTCTGAATTCTGTGTGCACGCACATGGCAGATATCGATTATGGTGAGCTGCGTATTTATCCGGGCAACTACGACGCCTTTGTGGAAGCTTCGCTGCTGGTCCAGGAGCAGTTGCATCAGGATAACGCGAAGAAATCAGCGGAAATTGAAGAACTGCAAAGCTTTGTGGCGCGCTTTTCTGCCAATGCCTCAAAAGCCAAGCAGGCAACGTCGCGTGCCCGCCGTCTGGAAAAAATCGAACTGGCTGAGGTCAAGGCCAGCACTCGCCGTAAACCATTCATTCAGTTCAAGCAACACAAAAAGCTGCACCGTCTGGCGATTACGCTGGAAGATCTGGGTCATAGCTTTCCTGAAGTTCCTTTGTTTGATAACGGTAACCTGCTGCTTGAAGCGGGTCATCGTCTGGCGATCATTGGCGAGAATGGCGCGGGCAAAACCACTTTTCTGAAGTGTCTGGTGGATGACTTGACGCCCCAGAGCGGTACCATCAAATGGGCTGAAAATGCTGCGATTGGTTATATCCCTCAGGACAGCACCAAAGACTTTGACTGTGATCTGACATTGTTTGAGTGGATGTCGCAGTGGCGTCAGCCTAAGCACGACGACCTGCAGGTAAAAGGTATGCTGGGCCGGTTATTGTTTGGTTCAGACGACTTCAACAAGAAAGTGAAAGTGTGTTCAGGGGGGGAGAAAAACCGCCTGTTGTTTGGCAAGCTGATGCTGCAGGATATCAATGTGCTGGTTATGGACGAACCCACAAACCACCTTGATATGGAGTCGATTGAAGCGCTGAATAACGCGTTGTACAAATTTGACGGCACCGTGATTTTTGTCAGCCATGACCGTGAATTTGTCTCTTCTCTGGCCACGCAGGTCATTGAAATCAAGGGTCAGCAACTGAATCACTTTGACGGCACCTACGAAGAATTTCTGGCCCACAGCGCAGGCCAGTAA
- a CDS encoding copper resistance protein B, producing the protein MNIVTFTGLTIAVSACLAGSAIADTAHNSPLGTMMAHGNYTTGQLMFDRLEVAHSNSDDTTAVWDMQGWYGGDYHRVVVKSEGENTQGDGEPTHIERTEVLYSYLVSTFWSVQAGVGLRGELGADSTREHYVALGLQGLAPYWFEMDNALLISEQGQVQAISEVEYDWVLTQRSFLQPRMELTLNLNDADDNAQQAGFSHLRLGLRYRYEINRKLAPYAGVYWDKWLGQDANTRQQRGDSTSQTGLVIGIRAWF; encoded by the coding sequence ATGAATATAGTCACGTTCACGGGATTAACCATCGCGGTGTCTGCCTGTCTGGCCGGTAGCGCCATAGCAGATACTGCCCATAACTCACCGTTGGGTACAATGATGGCGCACGGTAATTACACTACTGGCCAGCTGATGTTTGACCGGCTGGAGGTTGCCCACAGCAATAGTGACGATACCACCGCGGTATGGGACATGCAGGGCTGGTACGGCGGCGATTATCATCGGGTTGTGGTAAAAAGTGAAGGTGAAAATACTCAGGGTGACGGCGAGCCAACCCATATTGAACGTACCGAAGTATTGTACAGCTACCTGGTGTCTACGTTCTGGTCAGTGCAGGCGGGGGTGGGTCTGCGCGGTGAGCTGGGCGCTGACAGCACCCGGGAGCATTATGTTGCACTTGGCCTGCAGGGGCTGGCGCCGTACTGGTTTGAAATGGACAACGCTCTGCTTATCAGCGAACAGGGGCAGGTTCAGGCTATCAGCGAGGTGGAATACGACTGGGTGCTGACCCAGCGCAGCTTTTTACAGCCCAGAATGGAGCTGACTCTGAACCTGAATGATGCTGATGATAACGCGCAACAAGCCGGATTCAGTCATTTGCGTTTGGGATTACGGTATCGTTATGAAATTAACCGTAAACTGGCGCCTTATGCCGGCGTATACTGGGATAAGTGGCTGGGACAGGATGCCAATACCCGTCAGCAGCGCGGTGACAGTACCTCGCAAACGGGTCTGGTGATAGGCATCCGCGCCTGGTTCTGA
- a CDS encoding MbnP family protein — protein sequence MAGIKQYTGLLVAALMTSGCSFFSADKPPGDIPVTFTDLKAGDNCLYQLNVNGEQWNLDYLAFYLSQPRLKIDGRWQPVAFKPGPWQSKKLALMQFNSACNTEANHTVIKLDANQQLLDRASAIQFTLGVPFDSNHVISDHQSPPLNNSVMFQSIRQGHSFMRIELQQASEQAGLWSFMLASGECQGSNDDETPQQCDKPNRITLDLPLKANVQDLRLVAKLSQILFRADMPAGQECNLAGQYDQSCRKVLRNLTSRDWIRWDAPHQAYLKQD from the coding sequence ATGGCAGGCATTAAACAATATACGGGGCTGCTTGTAGCAGCATTGATGACCAGTGGCTGTAGCTTTTTTAGTGCAGACAAGCCGCCGGGCGATATCCCCGTCACCTTCACCGACCTGAAAGCCGGGGATAATTGTTTGTATCAGCTTAACGTAAATGGTGAGCAGTGGAATCTGGATTATCTGGCATTTTATTTGTCACAACCGCGTCTGAAAATAGACGGGCGCTGGCAACCTGTGGCCTTTAAACCCGGCCCGTGGCAATCGAAAAAGCTGGCCCTGATGCAGTTCAACAGTGCCTGCAACACCGAAGCTAACCATACGGTAATAAAATTGGATGCGAATCAACAACTGCTGGACCGGGCCAGTGCCATTCAGTTTACCCTTGGCGTACCGTTTGACAGCAATCATGTGATCTCTGATCACCAGTCGCCGCCGTTGAATAACTCAGTTATGTTTCAGTCTATACGCCAGGGACACAGTTTTATGCGCATTGAATTGCAGCAGGCCAGCGAGCAGGCCGGACTGTGGTCATTTATGCTGGCCAGTGGGGAATGCCAGGGCAGTAATGATGACGAGACTCCGCAGCAATGCGATAAGCCAAATCGCATCACGCTGGATTTACCGCTAAAGGCGAATGTACAGGATCTGCGCTTAGTCGCTAAACTTAGTCAGATTCTGTTTCGGGCAGACATGCCTGCCGGTCAGGAGTGTAATCTTGCCGGACAGTATGACCAGAGCTGCCGCAAAGTATTACGTAACCTGACTAGTCGCGATTGGATCCGCTGGGATGCCCCACATCAAGCCTATCTGAAGCAGGACTAA
- a CDS encoding PA2778 family cysteine peptidase produces the protein MTISLTYKACIIAGFLLLAGCQGTPQTDQLNAQALSRLPPSAQIQNVPFYPQQAFYCGPTTLAEVFGFYGQEVSADDIAPKLFIPGKEGSLQLEMVSATRRYGFLPYTDKGTLSDVMQLVSDQIPVIVFQNLSVQWLPQWHYAVVTGFDKQQQEFIVHTGVTPSHRMSFSLFERTWGRAGYWFLAPLTPQRQSQALDPYIYIKAAYDMLKVGNSKQAEAFLVAATRQWPGQWLSYFLLANHFAETDIKAALNWYEQGYQAGQHQPAYLNNYALALEQSGQPEPARQILTEALSRFPDDTNLQDTKVQLFGIR, from the coding sequence ATGACAATCTCATTGACATATAAAGCCTGCATTATTGCAGGCTTTTTATTGCTCGCCGGTTGCCAGGGCACACCGCAAACCGATCAGCTCAATGCCCAGGCGTTATCCCGATTACCGCCATCAGCTCAGATTCAAAATGTGCCGTTTTATCCTCAGCAGGCGTTTTATTGCGGACCGACCACGCTGGCCGAAGTTTTCGGATTCTATGGCCAGGAGGTATCGGCTGATGATATTGCGCCTAAGTTATTTATCCCCGGTAAAGAAGGCAGCCTGCAACTGGAAATGGTCAGTGCTACACGCCGCTACGGATTTTTGCCGTATACCGATAAAGGCACGCTAAGCGATGTGATGCAGCTGGTCAGTGACCAGATTCCGGTAATTGTGTTTCAGAATTTATCGGTGCAGTGGCTGCCACAGTGGCATTACGCGGTAGTCACCGGGTTTGATAAACAGCAACAGGAATTTATTGTTCATACTGGGGTGACGCCGTCCCACCGTATGTCGTTTTCGCTGTTTGAGAGAACCTGGGGACGAGCCGGTTACTGGTTTTTAGCGCCCCTGACACCACAGCGGCAAAGCCAGGCACTAGACCCCTACATTTATATCAAAGCGGCTTACGATATGTTAAAAGTTGGCAATAGCAAACAAGCTGAAGCCTTTCTGGTAGCCGCCACCCGACAGTGGCCCGGACAATGGCTGAGTTATTTTTTACTGGCCAATCATTTTGCCGAAACAGATATTAAGGCAGCCCTTAACTGGTATGAGCAAGGTTATCAGGCTGGTCAGCATCAGCCAGCGTACTTAAATAACTATGCGCTGGCGCTTGAGCAAAGTGGCCAGCCAGAACCGGCCCGGCAGATACTAACCGAGGCGCTGAGCCGGTTTCCTGATGATACTAATCTACAGGACACCAAAGTACAGTTATTCGGAATAAGGTAA